The genomic segment GCCCAAATATTTGTTACATTTCCCCTCACAGAAAGAAGATTTTCCTTTAGTTGTCAGTGATGTAAATGACATTGACAATTCAGTTACTGACTGCCCACATGGTACAAAGTCAGATAGTAGTACAAATGTAGATTTGCATAAATCAATGGCTGAGGCCCTTGAGATTTTCAAAGGAGGAGAGGTAGAACAACCTTTGAATCATATGATCCCATTTGGTGGGCTAATATATCATGATTGCAGCGAGAATTCAGGGGCTAAGTTCCAGGATGATTTACAGGAGAAAAGTGGTCAACCACTAGGAAGTTATGAAATGGTAGTTGTCTACATCTTTTTCCTTTGGGAATTCTATTTCCTCTCAATTCCCTGATAGATTTCTTTAGTAGATGTCTTTCAGCCAAGTAGGTTGCGAGGAAGAAGAGCACATTTTTCTGTCACTAGAAGTGTCTATCCGCAAGGTGGTATAAACATACAGGTGGATAGCTTACTGAATGGTGAACCTTCAGCTGATGATGAGGTATCTGTTTGTTGAATACTTTAGTCTATTATTCTTTGCAAAAATTGTTGGGTCATTGAGGAACTCTTGCTTTAGAGTGCCTCTCTGCTATGCCCAAAACCTGGCTTTCAGAGACAAACCATGGCCGATTGGTTTCATGAAGCTTTGGGAGGCATATCCCGGAACCATATGACGTCAGAGGTCAAAATTCACAGACAATCTGGGTGAGTAATGGAACTACCTATTCTCAAGAGTTTACGTTTATGTCATTACTAATTTCACGTTAATTCCTGTCTGCTTCTTCATACTCCATTTGACACACTTGCAGGTCTGGGTTGTTTGAGAAGTTACAGCAGGTGATGCAgagtgagaaagaaagagatATGGACTTCTTGGAGAGCTCTAATTTAAATGCTATTTCAACAGGCAGAGACCCTCGTTTTCCATTCAATTTGTGCATGTTTCCTTCCTAGGTCATAACCATTGCTGGTCTTTTACAGTGATTGAGCTATATTGTTTCAGATGGAAGAAGCTGCATTGATATACGAATTCTGTCTAGGTGTCTTGAGGCCAAGCTTACTGTTTGTTGTTGTTCTCTTGTACGACATGAAGAGGTACATTTACCTACCTACAGTAATGATGCGAATACTGTTCAATCGGCCTCTTTTTTCTGTTTGCATGTCCAATGTGATTTCTGTTTCCTTGCAGTTTCTGAGTTGTCATTTAGTCTGTTGGTTGGAAGTAATATGATGTAAGAGGGAGTTGCATTTCCTTTCCTAAATTATAATACCACACATGAAAACTTTTGCTTTAAGAATCAACATGAGATAGAAGTTTTGAAACTTCTGAACTAGCCATTTATGGTTGCTAGATTTCTATGAGGACTCCGGTTTTTACAAAAGGGGATTTAGCTTTGGTTCTTTAGCTGAGGACACCGAATGGTGCAGAATTTAGAGTTTAGATTCATCTAtgttggagttttatttataGAAACCATAAATAATAGAATCAGACAGCTCCCCCGGATATGTTTGACAAATGAAGTTGGTCATATGGCAGAAAACAAATGTATTGATGACAATCTCATTGTTCTGCTTATCTGAACTTGCTCCCTGTATTCTTGTTGTGGGTTATCTGTCCCTTATATAAAAGCTAGATAAACAAACCATTAATCAGTTATATAGTTGAAAAATCATGTTGCATCTGTTCCTTCACCGTACAACTATATTCAATGCAATATTGTTTAAAATGTTCTAAAGGATATTAATCAGATCATAATTCTTGAGCAGATCCCGGATTTGGTCAATAACTTCCATAAAAGAAAGCAGATTGGAGGAAGAACCTTGATGGTCATATTTAGCTCAAGAGTATGTGATGATATTGCACTTGAAGTTGGGAACCTAATTCGCATACAGCCACCTTGGTATGAACTTGAAAACTATTTGTTTGCTTTTAATTATTAGCAAATACCAATTAAGGAAAGGGGGAACATTGTTCATGATATTCTACCACTTTGGTGTTGAGAAATGCTACTTTTCCAGGCTTTACGTCTACCAAAAGATTTTACATTTTTGGCTTTTCAAACTTTTGGTATAACAGGTTCATGGTGGAAGTCTGTCCATGGAAAAATTTTGCTGATAGTTAATCTGAATGCTAAttgaaaacaaattttgcatAACGGGCGTAACGGGGTCCCTTCTGTTCGACTATTGCCTGGAAAAGTATCAACTTGTTCTAAAAGTTTCTATATCAcatcttttccttttcacttAATTTTGAGCAGTGGTATGAACTTGTTCTAAAAGTTTCTATATcacatctttttcctttttacttcATTTTGAGCAGTGGTAAGAGTATCTCGTGACAGTACACTAGATTAACATAAATTTGGCTGTTGTGATATGTCTGTTGCAGGAAGGAGGTATTTATTGAGGTGAAAGATGAGGTCGTAATATTGTCTACATATTTTTCCCAACTTGCTTCCTGATAAGATTTTTTTAATAGAACAAGCAGGTAGTAAATTGCTTAATTCTTACATAATCCTATTTGTTTTGAGACatgcttaaatttgtttatcCTGTTATTTGCTCCATGTTTTCATATCTTGCAAATGAAGAGTTTCCACAAGTAATGCTCTCTAGCTTTTTTGTGGTACTAGTTAATGCATTTCAGATCCGTGCAAAGGCAATTTAATGTCAGCTAAGTTTATTGTTCCTACTTTAACATATAAGGTTatatttttatcttcttttttggtttctaggcaagaaaacaaaacaaattgaCATTCCTGCATGTGAAAGAGTTCATAGATATATGTCACACATTCAAATGAAGAGTACTGCTCCCTATAGAACAAATTATCTAAAAGTGGGATAATTGGCACTATCTAACTTGAGTAGTCCCTGATTCCTTGGCAAAGCAGCCAGTGCATAACATGCTCTGAAGATCCAACCCAAGGTGCCAAAGAATCTGCCAAGGAATGAGCTTCTCGAAAGATATGCGTCAAAGTGTCACAAACCAGTCTAATGAGATTATTAATCTTATCTATAACATAAACACAATGGCCATTTTGATGAAGATTTTTTTGTTACTAAACATCCTAGTGATAATGAATCCACTTAATTGTCCACATTCCAAAATCCTTGTCCGTAACAGAGATGAAGTTAAAGCAGCTGCTTCAGCAGCCAACACATTGAGCTCTgttaggccaaaaaaaaaaaagcagcacTGTGTTGGCATGTATTGGTTTCTACAAATTAGTGGCGTCACTAAATTTAGGTTGAGAAATGTTTCTGCCTTTTGGACAGTATTTATTTCATTATTGGGTGCTTAAACTGCGTTTTAGTGCAGAATATTTGATATATGCTTCTGCTGTCTTGATGGTCTGAGCAAAAGGTGCAAAATTCAGTACATTGATGGTGTGAAGAAGTcttaaattattaaaaagagGTGTTGCAAGATGTCAAAAACTTGTAATTGTCACAGCTATTAATAGAATTTTTCTCTCTAGACTATCTAATTTTAGATCTTATTTTTAACTGATTTGATAGTCTGTTTCTTGGTTTGCTTGAATGGTCAACTATGATTTGATTCCTTTGGTGCGTCTAATGCCTGGCATTGGTAGGAATTTAGGCCATAAATCAAGCATGAACGTGTTGCTGTTTTGGTCTTGAAGTGTGTGGTTTTATCTTCATATTTTCTTCTTTACCCGGTTACGTCTGGGGATGTTCTTTCTATTTATGTTCTTGGCAGTTTGTTGTTTTCTCGTCCTAATGCATTAGCTTGGGCGTGTGATTTTCTTGTGAAAAAGTCAAGTTGACAAATAACAGTTTTGATGATGATGgccatgaaaaaaaaataatgatgacAGATTTTGTTCTCACAGCATATGAATTGATGAATCGTTTGCAATTTTGAGTATTGATGAATCATTTGCAATTTTGTTCTTGCGCAGGTTCTTGGTGCCTGTGAGAATTTGCCTGTTTGTTGAATATTATTGTATACATTGTGAAGCTGAGCTAATACGTGGTTATAAAAGGTAAAATGGTTCAAGCATGAAGAGTGTAGTGATAAATTAGAGCAAATTGCCCAAATAACCACTCAACTTTTAACTTTGTATGCTTTTGGTCCTCCAACTGTTAAAAGTTTAAGCTTACCCACTGAACTCAATAAAGTATATATTTCTTGCCATTGCATCTGGCTTCTACTGTCAAAACTTGACGGAAACGAGAAGAGGAGTGAGGCACTTGCAAAACCAAGGATTTGTTTAGCACAACTCTTGCAGACGTCAAATAGCGagtttataaaaatttaattggCCAATgtcaaagttttaaaaattttcttcttcttcttcacagCCTCTACCACTAACCCAACATGCCCAAACACTTG from the Coffea arabica cultivar ET-39 chromosome 11e, Coffea Arabica ET-39 HiFi, whole genome shotgun sequence genome contains:
- the LOC140021495 gene encoding uncharacterized protein isoform X1; the encoded protein is MVEELERHKWISNNMLSKMDSNVSEEEDLSCDSSDSCAISLSGRLEKNKGHSMQVLSQLEMLRKDACELDYGINAVISCEERQKSICIEDEIEFPAFNDEADTVHHLRASSVLELDEENIHDQRVASMCNSDEETMSNVERFSLPAVGNVIRYEARDTWSEANREVQALLQLNNSALPSKVKKSSKDSRIKLKPKYLLHFPSQKEDFPLVVSDVNDIDNSVTDCPHGTKSDSSTNVDLHKSMAEALEIFKGGEVEQPLNHMIPFGGLIYHDCSENSGAKFQDDLQEKSGQPLGSYEMPSRLRGRRAHFSVTRSVYPQGGINIQVDSLLNGEPSADDESASLLCPKPGFQRQTMADWFHEALGGISRNHMTSEVKIHRQSGSGLFEKLQQVMQSEKERDMDFLESSNLNAISTDGRSCIDIRILSRCLEAKLTVCCCSLVRHEEIPDLVNNFHKRKQIGGRTLMVIFSSRVCDDIALEVGNLIRIQPPWFLVPVRICLFVEYYCIHCEAELIRGYKR
- the LOC140021495 gene encoding uncharacterized protein isoform X2, with the protein product MVEELERHKWISNNMLSKMDSNVSEEDLSCDSSDSCAISLSGRLEKNKGHSMQVLSQLEMLRKDACELDYGINAVISCEERQKSICIEDEIEFPAFNDEADTVHHLRASSVLELDEENIHDQRVASMCNSDEETMSNVERFSLPAVGNVIRYEARDTWSEANREVQALLQLNNSALPSKVKKSSKDSRIKLKPKYLLHFPSQKEDFPLVVSDVNDIDNSVTDCPHGTKSDSSTNVDLHKSMAEALEIFKGGEVEQPLNHMIPFGGLIYHDCSENSGAKFQDDLQEKSGQPLGSYEMPSRLRGRRAHFSVTRSVYPQGGINIQVDSLLNGEPSADDESASLLCPKPGFQRQTMADWFHEALGGISRNHMTSEVKIHRQSGSGLFEKLQQVMQSEKERDMDFLESSNLNAISTDGRSCIDIRILSRCLEAKLTVCCCSLVRHEEIPDLVNNFHKRKQIGGRTLMVIFSSRVCDDIALEVGNLIRIQPPWFLVPVRICLFVEYYCIHCEAELIRGYKR
- the LOC140021495 gene encoding uncharacterized protein isoform X3; its protein translation is MVEELERHKWISNNMLSKMDSNVSEEEDLSCDSSDSCAISLSGRLEKNKGHSMQVLSQLEMLRKDACELDYGINAVISCEERQKSICIEDEIEFPAFNDEADTVHHLRASSVLELDEENIHDQRVASMCNSDEETMSNVERFSLPAVGNVIRYEARDTWSEANREVQALLQLNNSALPSKVKKSSKDSRIKLKPKYLLHFPSQKEDFPLVVSDVNDIDNSVTDCPHGTKSDSSTNVDLHKSMAEALEIFKGGEVEQPLNHMIPFGGLIYHDCSENSGAKFQDDLQEKSGQPLGSYEMPSRLRGRRAHFSVTRSVYPQGGINIQVDSLLNGEPSADDESASLLCPKPGFQRQTMADWFHEALGGISRNHMTSEVKIHRQSGSGLFEKLQQVMQSEKERDMDFLESSNLNAISTDGRSCIDIRILSRCLEAKLTVCCCSLVRHEEIPDLVNNFHKRKQIGGRTLMVIFSSRVCDDIALEVGNLIRIQPPWKEVFIEVKDEVVILSTYFSQLAS